In a genomic window of Lysobacterales bacterium:
- a CDS encoding ATP-binding cassette domain-containing protein: MPLLQLLKVDLAVGGPKLLDGVDFAIDPRERICIVGRNGMGKSTLLRLIAGEIRPDDGEVRLSDGVRIATLDQEVPRGLEGDVFDVVAAALGDIGRMVAEFHHLIEHGDTVSQRFADVQAAIDARGGWDLDQRVSRIIERLDLPGTALFSSLSGGMKRRVLMARALVVEPDILLLDEPTNHLDLEAIDALEQLLLNFSGTVVFVTHDRRFLRALATRIVEIDRGQLTSWPGDYDNYLRRREERLHAEAQANAHFDRRLAEEEVWIRQGIKARRTRNEGRVRELEGMRRERAQRREQMGKVNLAVSQAAPSGKRVVETRDLRFTFGDRVLVDGLTTMIQRGDRIGIIGPNGVGKTTLIRLLLGDLQPSSGEMVLGSNLEVAYFDQHRMALNENQNALDNVAGGSDSVEINGQRKHIIGYMQDFLFTPERARAPITKLSGGERNRLLLAKLFARPANVIVLDEPTNDLDIETLELLEELLATWPGTLLLVSHDRDFLDAVVTSTLVFEGDGRVQEYIGGYNDWLRQRATADAAATKTPPTEPEAARTAAPAAEPPAKKRLSFKEQRELAELPARIEQLEAELAALDARMLEPTFYQQPATAITAANSERAEKQATLDAAYTRWQELDA, translated from the coding sequence ATGCCCCTGCTGCAACTGCTCAAGGTCGACCTCGCGGTCGGCGGTCCGAAACTGCTCGATGGCGTCGATTTCGCCATCGACCCGCGCGAACGCATCTGCATCGTCGGCCGCAACGGCATGGGCAAGTCGACCCTGCTGCGCCTGATCGCCGGCGAGATCCGCCCCGACGATGGCGAGGTCCGCCTCAGCGACGGCGTACGCATCGCCACCCTCGACCAGGAAGTGCCGCGCGGACTCGAAGGCGATGTCTTCGACGTGGTCGCTGCAGCGCTCGGCGACATCGGCCGCATGGTCGCCGAGTTCCATCACCTGATCGAACACGGCGACACCGTCAGCCAGCGCTTCGCCGACGTGCAGGCGGCGATCGATGCACGCGGCGGCTGGGACCTGGATCAGCGCGTCAGCCGCATCATCGAGCGCCTGGATCTGCCCGGCACCGCGCTGTTCTCGTCGCTCTCCGGCGGCATGAAACGGCGCGTGCTGATGGCGCGTGCGCTGGTGGTCGAGCCGGACATCCTGCTGCTCGACGAACCGACCAACCACCTCGACCTCGAAGCCATCGACGCGCTCGAACAACTGCTGCTGAACTTCTCCGGCACGGTCGTGTTCGTGACCCACGATCGTCGCTTCCTGCGCGCGCTGGCCACGCGCATCGTCGAGATCGATCGCGGCCAACTGACCAGCTGGCCCGGCGACTACGACAACTACCTGCGTCGGCGCGAAGAGCGGCTGCATGCGGAGGCACAGGCGAACGCGCATTTCGACCGCCGGCTTGCCGAGGAAGAGGTCTGGATCCGCCAAGGCATCAAGGCGCGCCGCACCCGCAACGAAGGCCGCGTGCGCGAGCTCGAAGGCATGCGTCGCGAACGCGCCCAGCGTCGCGAACAGATGGGCAAGGTCAACCTCGCAGTCAGCCAGGCGGCGCCCTCCGGCAAGCGCGTGGTCGAGACCCGCGACCTGCGCTTCACCTTTGGCGATCGCGTGCTGGTCGATGGACTGACGACGATGATCCAGCGCGGCGACCGCATCGGCATCATCGGCCCCAACGGCGTCGGCAAGACCACGCTGATCCGCCTGCTGCTCGGCGACCTGCAACCGAGCTCGGGCGAAATGGTGCTCGGCAGCAATCTCGAAGTGGCCTACTTCGACCAGCACCGCATGGCACTGAACGAGAACCAGAACGCGCTCGACAACGTCGCCGGCGGTTCCGACAGCGTCGAGATCAACGGCCAGCGCAAGCACATCATCGGCTACATGCAGGATTTCCTGTTCACCCCGGAGCGCGCGCGCGCGCCGATCACCAAGCTCTCCGGCGGTGAACGCAACCGCCTGCTGCTGGCCAAGCTGTTCGCACGCCCGGCCAACGTGATCGTGCTCGACGAGCCAACCAACGACCTCGACATCGAGACCCTGGAATTGCTGGAGGAACTGCTCGCGACCTGGCCCGGCACGCTGCTGCTGGTGTCGCATGACCGAGATTTCCTCGACGCGGTGGTGACCAGCACGCTCGTTTTCGAGGGCGACGGTCGCGTGCAGGAATACATCGGCGGCTACAACGACTGGCTGCGCCAACGTGCCACAGCGGACGCCGCCGCCACCAAGACGCCACCGACCGAACCCGAGGCCGCCAGAACTGCGGCGCCCGCCGCCGAGCCACCGGCGAAGAAGCGGCTCAGCTTCAAGGAGCAACGCGAACTGGCCGAACTGCCGGCGCGCATCGAACAACTGGAAGCCGAACTTGCCGCGCTCGATGCGCGCATGCTGGAGCCGACCTTCTACCAGCAACCGGCAACTGCGATCACCGCCGCGAACTCCGAGCGCGCCGAGAAGCAGGCGACGCTGGATGCGGCGTATACGCGGTGGCAGGAACTGGATGCATAG
- a CDS encoding efflux RND transporter periplasmic adaptor subunit: MAAAGLAAVLALSACGGKSEDAKNQSAPTGSAALAVQLSQVVMAPMTRSVSVSGAVAPWQEMQLGVELSGLRIAEIKVEVGDRVQRGDVLVTLDARTLESELQVATAALDEARAGVLLARTQLDRGDALRSQKLISVADHDQLRAALVQATARAETTAAQSDAARLRRDFATLRAPHAGVIATRSAEPGAVVMGGAQLLTLIRDGRLEWRAELSEADLIAVSVGDVVEVRDREGALVSGRVRAVSPALDPGTRTGTVHADLPAPGKLRAGMFAQGRILLGEVEALTVPIAALVRRDGYAYVFTLKGQDRVERRRVEPGRIDGERVEVRSGLQAGERVVSRGGAFLSDGDRVRVSNGG, translated from the coding sequence GTGGCTGCGGCCGGCTTGGCCGCCGTGCTGGCCCTGTCTGCCTGCGGCGGCAAGAGCGAGGATGCAAAGAACCAGTCGGCGCCCACCGGCAGCGCCGCGCTGGCGGTGCAGTTGTCGCAGGTGGTGATGGCGCCGATGACGCGTTCGGTCAGCGTGTCCGGCGCGGTGGCGCCGTGGCAGGAGATGCAGCTGGGCGTCGAGCTGAGCGGCCTGCGCATTGCCGAGATCAAGGTCGAGGTTGGCGATCGCGTGCAGCGCGGCGACGTGCTGGTCACGCTCGATGCGCGCACGCTGGAGAGCGAGCTGCAGGTGGCGACCGCGGCACTGGACGAAGCGCGTGCCGGAGTGTTGCTGGCGCGCACCCAGCTGGATCGCGGCGATGCCTTGCGGTCACAGAAGCTGATCAGTGTTGCCGACCACGACCAGCTGCGGGCGGCGCTGGTGCAGGCCACGGCACGTGCGGAAACCACCGCGGCGCAGTCCGACGCGGCCAGGCTGCGCCGCGATTTCGCGACCCTGCGCGCACCGCATGCCGGCGTCATCGCCACTCGCAGTGCCGAACCGGGCGCAGTGGTGATGGGCGGCGCGCAGTTGCTCACTCTGATCCGCGATGGTCGCCTGGAATGGCGTGCCGAACTGAGCGAGGCCGATCTGATCGCGGTCAGCGTCGGTGACGTGGTCGAGGTGCGCGACCGCGAGGGTGCGCTGGTGTCCGGGCGTGTGCGCGCGGTGTCTCCGGCGCTGGATCCCGGAACCCGCACCGGCACCGTCCATGCCGATTTGCCCGCGCCCGGCAAGCTGCGCGCCGGCATGTTCGCGCAGGGCCGCATCCTGCTCGGTGAGGTCGAAGCGCTGACCGTTCCGATTGCCGCGCTGGTGCGTCGTGACGGTTACGCCTACGTGTTCACGCTGAAGGGCCAGGACCGGGTCGAGCGCCGTCGCGTCGAGCCCGGCCGCATCGACGGCGAGCGCGTCGAGGTGCGCTCCGGACTGCAGGCGGGCGAGCGTGTGGTCAGCCGCGGCGGCGCCTTCCTGTCCGATGGCGACCGCGTGCGCGTGAGCAACGGAGGCTGA
- a CDS encoding efflux RND transporter permease subunit: MFNVSAWAIRRPLPALMIFFVLCVAGIYGFIQLPISRFPDISFPMVATTIQLPGAAPSQLEAEVTRKVEDAVATLNGVKRVMSSVNEGVSTTTIEFQLEVDLQVALDDVRDAISRIRMDLPVDIEEPVVAKIEIVGGTLLTYAVESQRMPADELSWFVDRVVTKAMYGIKGIATVKRVGGIEREIRIDLDPQALNAFGITAGQVSQQLARIQVERPGGHMEWAGERQVVRTVGTVADVDALRGYSISLPDGRSLRLDSIATIRDAAAETSQIALLDGKPVIGFDLTRSRGSSEVDVAKQVRAALEQLQQAHAGVTFVLVNSAVEEAERSYSSSMTMLGEGALLALVVVFLFLRDWRATWVSAVALPLSIIPTFAVMHWIGFSLNLITLLALSVVVGILVDDAIVEVENIVRHLRMGKKPIDAAREAADEIGIAVIATSLTLAAVFVPVAFMPGIAGKFFREFGWTAATAVLFSLLVARLLTPMMAAYQMRAKPVHEHDGRVMVWYLGWVDAALRHRWRTLVIAALLFLLSLAIVPFIPTTFIPTSDLGRSNLSIELPPGTRIEETFEVAESARARLAPIAELKQVYSSIGAVLDIGDPTKTGIGETRKATLILDWGPAGDRGRSQKELEAEVRKRVADIAGARISFLSTEPGELMQLVLSGDDGNTLAEAAAALERDLRTLPGLGSVTSTAALLRPEIVIVPDPARAADLGVATADIAEAARIATAGDFEQRLAKLNLPDRQVPIRVGVKRAALASESLISDLRVPGQNGPVPLSAVADIRLDSGPAQIDRYQRSRNVTLTAELNGRPLGEVMAEVEQLPSVAQLPPGVSFLNTGDAEVFVELFVGFLMAMAAGLVCIYMVLMLLFNSALQPLTILTAVPLCAGGAFGMLLLTQNYLSLPALIGLLMLIGIATKNSILLVDYAVMAEDEHGMSQHDALIDACRKRAQPVLMTTIAMTAGMAPIMFGLSADSSFRAPMAIAVIGGLVTSTLLSLIVVPAAYTVVDDLAARLGRRRPLPVAAD, from the coding sequence ATGTTCAACGTCTCGGCATGGGCGATCCGGCGACCGCTGCCGGCGCTGATGATCTTCTTCGTGCTCTGTGTCGCCGGCATTTACGGCTTCATCCAGTTGCCGATCTCGCGCTTCCCCGACATCAGTTTCCCGATGGTCGCGACCACCATCCAGCTGCCCGGCGCAGCGCCGAGCCAGCTCGAAGCCGAGGTCACGCGCAAGGTCGAGGACGCGGTGGCGACGTTGAACGGCGTCAAGCGCGTGATGTCGAGCGTGAACGAGGGCGTCTCCACCACGACCATCGAGTTCCAGCTGGAAGTCGATCTGCAGGTGGCGCTCGACGACGTGCGCGACGCCATCAGCCGCATCCGCATGGACCTGCCGGTCGATATCGAGGAGCCGGTGGTGGCCAAGATCGAAATCGTCGGCGGCACGCTGCTGACTTACGCAGTCGAGTCGCAGCGCATGCCGGCCGACGAACTCTCGTGGTTCGTCGATCGCGTCGTGACCAAGGCCATGTACGGCATCAAGGGCATCGCCACGGTCAAGCGTGTCGGTGGCATCGAGCGCGAAATTCGCATCGATCTCGACCCTCAGGCGCTGAATGCGTTCGGCATCACCGCCGGGCAGGTGTCGCAGCAACTGGCGCGCATTCAGGTCGAGCGCCCCGGCGGCCACATGGAATGGGCCGGTGAACGCCAGGTGGTGCGCACCGTCGGCACCGTCGCCGACGTCGATGCGCTGCGCGGCTACTCGATCAGCCTGCCGGATGGGCGTTCGCTGCGGCTCGACAGCATCGCGACGATTCGCGACGCTGCCGCCGAGACCAGCCAGATCGCCCTGCTCGATGGCAAACCGGTGATCGGTTTCGACCTGACGCGATCGCGCGGCAGCAGCGAGGTCGATGTCGCCAAGCAGGTGCGTGCGGCGCTGGAGCAGTTGCAGCAGGCACATGCCGGCGTGACGTTCGTGTTGGTGAACTCGGCGGTCGAGGAAGCCGAGCGCTCCTATTCATCGTCCATGACCATGTTGGGGGAAGGCGCCCTGCTTGCACTGGTGGTGGTGTTCCTGTTCCTGCGCGACTGGCGTGCGACCTGGGTCAGTGCGGTGGCGCTGCCGCTGTCGATCATCCCGACCTTTGCGGTGATGCACTGGATCGGCTTCAGCCTGAACCTGATCACGCTGCTCGCCCTGTCGGTCGTGGTCGGTATCCTCGTTGACGATGCCATCGTCGAGGTCGAGAACATCGTGCGTCACCTGCGCATGGGCAAGAAGCCGATCGACGCGGCGCGCGAGGCGGCGGATGAAATCGGCATCGCGGTGATCGCGACCTCGCTGACGCTGGCGGCGGTGTTCGTGCCGGTCGCGTTCATGCCCGGCATCGCCGGCAAGTTCTTCCGCGAGTTCGGCTGGACCGCGGCGACCGCGGTGCTGTTCTCGCTGCTGGTGGCGCGGCTGCTGACACCGATGATGGCGGCGTACCAGATGCGCGCCAAGCCGGTGCACGAGCATGATGGCCGGGTCATGGTCTGGTATCTGGGTTGGGTCGATGCCGCGCTGCGCCACCGCTGGCGTACGCTGGTGATTGCGGCGCTGCTGTTCCTGTTGTCGCTGGCGATCGTGCCATTCATTCCCACGACCTTCATTCCGACCTCGGACCTTGGGCGCAGCAACCTCAGCATCGAACTGCCGCCAGGGACTCGGATCGAGGAGACGTTCGAGGTCGCCGAGTCGGCGCGCGCCCGACTGGCGCCGATCGCGGAACTGAAGCAGGTGTATTCCTCGATCGGTGCGGTGCTCGACATCGGTGATCCGACCAAGACCGGCATCGGCGAGACGCGCAAGGCGACGCTGATCCTCGACTGGGGTCCGGCCGGCGATCGCGGCCGCAGTCAGAAAGAGTTGGAGGCCGAAGTGCGCAAGCGCGTCGCCGACATCGCCGGCGCGCGCATCAGCTTCCTCAGCACTGAGCCGGGCGAGTTGATGCAGCTGGTGCTTTCGGGCGATGACGGCAACACCCTGGCGGAAGCTGCAGCGGCGCTGGAACGCGATCTGCGCACCTTGCCCGGTCTCGGCAGCGTTACCTCGACCGCGGCGTTGCTGCGCCCGGAAATCGTGATCGTGCCGGACCCGGCGCGGGCCGCCGACCTCGGTGTTGCCACCGCCGATATCGCCGAGGCTGCGCGCATCGCGACGGCCGGCGATTTCGAGCAACGACTGGCGAAGTTGAACCTGCCCGATCGCCAGGTGCCGATCCGCGTTGGCGTGAAGCGGGCCGCGCTCGCCAGCGAGTCGCTGATCTCCGACCTGCGCGTGCCCGGCCAGAACGGGCCGGTACCGCTGTCCGCAGTTGCCGACATCCGCCTCGACAGCGGCCCGGCGCAGATCGATCGCTACCAGCGCAGCCGCAATGTCACCCTGACCGCAGAGTTGAACGGTCGCCCGCTGGGCGAGGTCATGGCCGAGGTCGAGCAGTTGCCGAGCGTGGCGCAGTTGCCGCCTGGCGTGAGCTTTCTCAACACCGGTGACGCCGAAGTGTTCGTGGAATTGTTCGTCGGTTTCCTGATGGCGATGGCTGCAGGCCTGGTGTGCATCTACATGGTGCTGATGCTGCTGTTCAACAGCGCGCTGCAGCCGTTGACCATTCTGACTGCGGTGCCACTGTGCGCGGGCGGTGCCTTTGGCATGCTGTTGCTGACCCAGAACTACCTGTCGCTGCCGGCCTTGATCGGTCTGCTGATGCTGATCGGCATCGCCACCAAGAACTCGATCCTGCTGGTCGACTACGCGGTCATGGCAGAGGACGAACACGGCATGAGCCAGCACGATGCGCTGATCGACGCCTGCCGCAAGCGCGCGCAACCGGTGCTGATGACGACCATCGCGATGACTGCGGGCATGGCCCCGATCATGTTCGGGCTGAGCGCCGACTCGAGTTTCCGCGCGCCGATGGCGATCGCGGTGATCGGCGGCCTGGTGACCTCGACCCTGCTCAGCCTGATCGTGGTGCCGGCGGCCTACACCGTGGTCGACGACCTGGCCGCGCGGCTGGGTCGGCGTCGTCCGCTGCCGGTGGCAGCGGACTGA
- a CDS encoding carbohydrate binding domain-containing protein, translating to MKTVLTIALLAVAVTAVAKPESLLRNGSFETANAKGKPEGWNFQQHAGVRAYDFTLDDLAFEGKHSLRLTRLQKQVWGKVVQNIPANDLIGKTVEFSVRARGEAVGKRGFSVGLGGFAGSTMLQHVKSERVTGTSDWRKYTLRIEVPEGSSQVMVGVTLDDKGTVWIDDARLRVVKSKS from the coding sequence ATGAAAACCGTTCTCACCATCGCCCTGCTCGCCGTCGCTGTCACGGCGGTCGCGAAACCCGAGTCGCTGCTGCGCAACGGCAGCTTCGAAACCGCGAATGCCAAGGGCAAGCCGGAGGGCTGGAACTTCCAGCAGCATGCCGGGGTGCGTGCCTACGATTTCACGCTCGACGACCTCGCCTTCGAGGGCAAGCACAGCTTGCGCCTGACGCGACTGCAGAAGCAGGTCTGGGGCAAGGTCGTCCAGAACATCCCGGCCAACGACTTGATCGGCAAGACGGTCGAGTTCAGCGTGCGGGCGCGCGGCGAAGCGGTCGGCAAGCGCGGCTTCAGCGTCGGACTCGGCGGTTTCGCCGGCTCGACCATGTTGCAGCACGTGAAGTCGGAACGCGTAACCGGAACCAGCGACTGGCGCAAGTACACGCTGCGCATCGAAGTTCCCGAAGGCAGCAGCCAGGTAATGGTCGGGGTCACGCTCGATGACAAGGGCACGGTCTGGATCGACGACGCGCGCCTGCGCGTCGTCAAATCGAAGTCCTGA
- a CDS encoding class I SAM-dependent methyltransferase, whose amino-acid sequence MSKRYDQDYFDRWYRDPRHRVKSPLVLERKVAMTVAMAEYYLGHPLRSVIDIGCGEAPWRGFLKLLRPKLHYLGLDNSEYVVDRYGLARDIRLCRFGDLEHQRFDREFDLLLCSDVMHYLPTKELLRGLTGFSELCPGGFAFLELMCRGDEFVGDREGFIARPAKFYRKAFADAGFSACGSHGYLSRLLREEASALELIG is encoded by the coding sequence GTGAGCAAGCGCTACGACCAGGACTACTTCGACCGCTGGTACCGCGACCCGCGCCATCGCGTGAAATCGCCGCTGGTGCTCGAACGCAAGGTTGCGATGACGGTGGCCATGGCCGAGTACTACCTCGGCCATCCGCTGCGCTCGGTGATCGACATCGGCTGTGGCGAGGCGCCGTGGCGCGGTTTTCTCAAGCTGCTACGCCCGAAGCTGCACTACCTCGGGCTCGACAACAGCGAATACGTCGTCGACCGCTACGGGCTCGCGCGCGACATCCGCCTGTGTCGCTTCGGCGATCTGGAGCATCAGCGATTCGACCGTGAGTTCGACCTGCTGCTCTGCTCCGATGTCATGCACTACCTGCCAACCAAGGAACTGCTGCGGGGTCTGACCGGTTTCTCCGAACTGTGCCCGGGCGGTTTCGCCTTCCTGGAGCTGATGTGCCGCGGCGATGAGTTCGTTGGCGACCGCGAAGGCTTCATCGCACGCCCGGCGAAGTTCTACCGCAAGGCTTTCGCCGACGCCGGCTTCAGCGCCTGTGGCTCGCACGGCTACCTGAGCCGTCTGCTGCGCGAGGAAGCCAGCGCACTGGAACTGATCGGCTGA
- a CDS encoding peptidylprolyl isomerase has product MSRFVLPLLAVAAFTAAAADTPAYRTVNEIVAASAAEDWRTPDPENTLYLELDSGRVVFELAPWLAPKHATNIRALIRERYFDGLAIVRSQDNYVVQWGDPDADDAAKARPLKKASATLDAEFTMPWQDGMAFTRIPDDDGYAPVVGVSDGFWVGRDPKSNEVWLTHCYGSLGVARGNESDSGNGAQLYVVTGHAPRHLDRNIALIGRVLSGIDLLSTLPRGPAPMGFYEKAEQRVPIRSMQVAADVPAASRTALQVLRTDTATFSEIVEAKRNRRDPWTKLASGHIELCNVPLPVRTTPAAPGKP; this is encoded by the coding sequence ATGTCGCGATTCGTTCTGCCCCTGCTCGCCGTTGCCGCATTCACCGCCGCGGCCGCCGACACCCCTGCCTATCGCACCGTGAACGAGATCGTTGCCGCGTCCGCCGCCGAAGACTGGCGTACCCCGGACCCTGAGAACACGCTGTACCTGGAACTGGACAGTGGTCGCGTCGTCTTCGAATTGGCACCGTGGCTGGCACCGAAACATGCGACCAACATTCGCGCCCTGATCCGCGAACGCTACTTCGATGGCCTTGCGATTGTGCGCTCGCAAGACAACTACGTCGTCCAGTGGGGCGATCCAGACGCCGACGACGCTGCCAAGGCGCGGCCCCTCAAGAAGGCCTCGGCCACCCTTGATGCCGAGTTCACCATGCCCTGGCAAGACGGCATGGCGTTCACGCGCATTCCCGACGACGACGGCTATGCGCCCGTGGTCGGGGTGTCGGATGGCTTCTGGGTCGGCCGCGATCCGAAGTCGAATGAGGTCTGGCTGACGCACTGTTACGGCAGTCTCGGCGTCGCCCGCGGCAATGAATCCGACTCCGGCAACGGTGCGCAACTGTACGTCGTGACCGGACACGCGCCGCGACATCTGGACCGCAACATCGCCCTGATCGGACGCGTGCTGTCCGGCATCGATCTGCTCAGCACGCTGCCCCGCGGTCCGGCGCCGATGGGCTTCTACGAGAAGGCCGAGCAGCGCGTGCCGATCCGCTCGATGCAAGTCGCCGCCGACGTGCCGGCGGCGAGCCGAACTGCGTTGCAGGTGTTGCGCACCGACACCGCCACCTTCAGCGAGATTGTCGAGGCCAAGCGTAACCGCCGCGACCCCTGGACCAAGTTGGCGTCCGGCCATATTGAATTGTGCAACGTGCCGTTGCCGGTACGCACCACGCCCGCCGCACCGGGCAAGCCGTGA
- the trxC gene encoding thioredoxin TrxC, which translates to MSDTSLHIVCPHCDAVNRVPTARLGNAPDCGRCHQPLFVGAPRAVDGAQLTQHLQRDELPVVVDFWAPWCGPCRQFAPTYSEAARRLEPRLRLLKIDTEAHPQAAAPFAIRSIPTLAVFAGGRELGRVSGALSLPQLLQWMAQHTSG; encoded by the coding sequence ATGTCCGACACCAGCCTGCACATCGTCTGCCCGCATTGCGATGCGGTGAACCGCGTGCCCACGGCGCGCCTCGGCAATGCGCCGGACTGCGGCCGCTGTCACCAGCCCTTGTTCGTCGGCGCACCGCGAGCGGTCGATGGCGCGCAGTTGACGCAGCACCTGCAACGCGACGAACTGCCGGTCGTGGTCGATTTCTGGGCGCCCTGGTGCGGGCCCTGCCGCCAGTTCGCGCCGACCTACTCCGAGGCTGCGCGTCGACTGGAGCCGCGACTGCGCCTGCTCAAGATCGACACCGAGGCGCATCCGCAGGCGGCGGCGCCGTTTGCCATCCGCAGCATCCCGACGCTCGCGGTATTCGCCGGCGGTCGCGAGCTCGGGCGCGTCTCCGGTGCACTTTCGCTGCCGCAGTTGTTGCAATGGATGGCGCAGCACACCAGCGGCTGA
- a CDS encoding 8-oxo-dGTP diphosphatase, with protein MPYTPILATLGYVLSPDRSRVLLVHRNARAHDAHFGKYNGLGGKLEADEDIVSGMRRELREEAGIECLELQLRGTISWPGFGKHGEDWFGFVFLITAFDGEVPARNAEGDLEWIALERILELPLWEGDRHFLSLVFDADPRSIHGVMPYLDGRLVSWSVTRA; from the coding sequence ATGCCCTACACCCCGATCCTCGCCACGCTCGGCTATGTGCTCTCGCCCGATCGCTCACGCGTGCTGCTGGTGCATCGCAACGCGCGCGCACACGACGCCCACTTCGGCAAGTACAACGGCCTCGGCGGCAAGCTCGAAGCCGACGAGGACATCGTCTCCGGAATGCGTCGCGAGCTGCGCGAGGAAGCCGGCATCGAATGTCTTGAACTGCAGCTGCGCGGCACCATCTCCTGGCCCGGATTCGGCAAGCACGGCGAAGACTGGTTCGGGTTCGTGTTCCTGATCACCGCGTTCGACGGCGAAGTGCCCGCGCGCAATGCCGAGGGCGATCTCGAATGGATTGCGCTCGAGCGCATCCTCGAACTGCCGCTGTGGGAGGGCGACCGCCACTTCCTGTCACTGGTGTTCGATGCCGACCCGCGCTCAATCCACGGGGTGATGCCGTATCTCGACGGCCGTCTGGTGTCGTGGTCGGTGACGCGCGCCTGA